The following coding sequences are from one Treponema bryantii window:
- the xylB gene encoding xylulokinase yields MKTVAGIDLGTQSMKVVIYDYEKKEIIEKASCPMDLISEADGTREQKAEWFDKGLEVCFGKLSAENKKTIEAIGVSGQQHGFVPLDKDGKALYNIKLWCDTATTEQCAYITKKAGGDKKVVKLLGNLMLPGFTAPKILWLKDNKPEAFAALKYIMLPHDYLNWKLTGEYVMEYGDASGTALFDSANRCWSKKICDIIDPKLLGLLPKLIEPSSPAGKVSAEAAAAYGIPAGIPVSAGGGDNMMGAVGTGTVADGFLTMSMGTSGTLYGYSDKPINDPANGLSGFCSSTGGWLPLLCTMNCTVATEFVRGLFQLDVKDLDAEAAKAPCGSEGVLVMPFFNGERTPNLPNGRASITGLTSANTNRANIARASLESAVFAMRGGLDAFRKLGFQPKEIRLIGGGSKSPLWRQIAADIMNLPIRVPALDEAAALGGAVQALWCLKNQNGKCDIAELCAEHITLDTSKSADPIPENVAAYDKAYAEYNKVLDQVAPLYV; encoded by the coding sequence ATGAAAACTGTTGCAGGAATTGACCTTGGTACACAGAGTATGAAGGTTGTAATTTACGACTACGAGAAGAAAGAGATTATTGAAAAGGCTAGCTGTCCGATGGATTTGATTTCGGAGGCAGACGGAACACGTGAGCAGAAGGCTGAATGGTTCGACAAAGGACTTGAGGTTTGTTTTGGAAAGCTTTCTGCTGAAAACAAGAAGACTATCGAAGCTATTGGTGTTTCTGGTCAGCAGCATGGTTTTGTTCCGCTCGATAAGGACGGAAAGGCTTTGTATAACATTAAGCTCTGGTGCGATACTGCAACTACTGAACAGTGTGCTTACATCACTAAGAAAGCAGGCGGCGACAAAAAGGTTGTAAAACTTCTTGGTAACCTGATGTTGCCTGGTTTTACTGCTCCAAAGATTCTCTGGCTCAAAGATAACAAGCCTGAGGCTTTTGCTGCTCTTAAATATATTATGCTTCCACACGACTATTTGAACTGGAAGCTCACAGGCGAGTACGTTATGGAGTACGGTGATGCTTCTGGTACTGCTTTGTTTGATTCTGCAAACCGCTGCTGGTCTAAGAAGATTTGTGATATTATTGATCCAAAACTTCTTGGACTTCTTCCAAAGCTGATTGAGCCTAGTAGCCCAGCCGGAAAGGTTAGCGCTGAAGCAGCTGCCGCTTATGGTATTCCTGCTGGTATTCCTGTTTCTGCTGGTGGTGGAGACAACATGATGGGTGCTGTTGGAACTGGTACTGTAGCTGACGGATTCCTTACAATGTCTATGGGTACTTCTGGTACTCTTTACGGATATTCTGATAAGCCAATTAACGACCCTGCAAATGGTCTTTCGGGATTCTGCTCAAGCACAGGCGGATGGCTTCCACTTCTTTGTACAATGAACTGTACTGTTGCAACTGAGTTTGTTCGTGGTCTTTTCCAGCTTGATGTTAAGGATCTTGATGCTGAAGCTGCTAAGGCTCCTTGTGGATCTGAGGGTGTTCTTGTAATGCCATTCTTCAATGGAGAAAGAACTCCTAACTTGCCAAATGGACGTGCAAGCATTACAGGTCTTACTTCTGCTAATACTAACCGTGCAAATATTGCACGCGCTTCTCTTGAATCTGCTGTATTTGCTATGCGCGGTGGTCTTGATGCATTCCGCAAGCTTGGTTTTCAGCCTAAGGAAATCCGCCTTATTGGTGGTGGTTCAAAGTCTCCACTCTGGCGCCAGATTGCTGCAGATATTATGAATCTTCCAATCCGCGTTCCAGCATTGGACGAAGCAGCTGCTCTTGGTGGTGCTGTTCAGGCTCTCTGGTGTCTCAAAAACCAGAATGGTAAGTGCGACATCGCAGAGCTTTGTGCTGAGCACATCACACTCGATACTTCAAAGAGTGCAGACCCAATTCCTGAGAATGTTGCAGCTTACGACAAGGCATACGCTGAGTACAACAAGGTTCTCGACCAGGTTGCTCCACTTTACGTGTAA
- a CDS encoding putative signal transducing protein has protein sequence MLFFSIAAYTAFGIFCIYCIVSGVKKLNEKKAEQESPDYYVDEKEHDEAMKAAEAFEKGYFERIRNGEQSQQFLSVGSMMICSLLRSLLAAEGIPTYIQNEHVNSMYSLNSLSGNSAFSIKVFILIADYDRAYEIISDYISAHEKVDEEKTSIKSPKTVAKAVISGMFFVNLPEGAEEKVHGIMILPKIN, from the coding sequence ATGTTATTTTTTAGCATTGCTGCATACACAGCGTTTGGAATTTTTTGTATTTATTGTATTGTCTCAGGTGTAAAAAAACTGAATGAAAAAAAGGCAGAGCAGGAATCACCGGATTATTATGTTGATGAAAAAGAGCATGATGAGGCTATGAAGGCTGCTGAAGCTTTTGAAAAAGGCTACTTTGAACGTATCAGAAACGGAGAACAGTCACAGCAGTTTTTATCTGTTGGTAGTATGATGATTTGTTCACTTTTAAGAAGCCTGCTTGCAGCAGAAGGAATTCCTACTTATATTCAAAACGAGCATGTTAATAGCATGTATTCCCTGAATTCACTTTCAGGAAATTCAGCTTTTTCTATAAAGGTTTTTATTCTTATTGCAGATTACGATCGTGCTTATGAAATCATTTCTGATTATATTTCAGCACACGAAAAAGTTGATGAAGAAAAGACTTCAATAAAATCACCTAAAACAGTTGCCAAAGCAGTTATTTCTGGAATGTTCTTTGTAAATCTACCTGAGGGGGCAGAAGAAAAAGTACATGGCATAATGATTTTACCAAAAATAAACTGA
- a CDS encoding M15 family metallopeptidase — protein sequence MRKLLFLISLLFFSQAFAQERPFIGIGYLKYFEHAYPDISFEKHFDTEISDWKISVGIPEVPGDKSTIKKVVDFYWANGSFLPASELSNKDKYWSLLYNYPQVLIDPETYTEEEKEQIKNFSSTENRQEGAGTPMFFFEALYSAETRRSLETNIVRISFLGKLTNVHKRMEVPLKRVEEKINKLAETDSDVKHFLANMKSCDAYYWRIIEGTNRKSFHSLGIAMDILPKSQEGKQIFWSWAKSKYPNTWMLIPLKNRWMPPESVIQAFEEEGFIWGGKWVIYDNMHFEYHPELIQYNFFK from the coding sequence ATGCGAAAACTCTTATTCCTGATATCTCTATTATTTTTCTCACAGGCTTTTGCTCAGGAACGGCCCTTTATTGGAATCGGTTACCTGAAATACTTTGAACACGCATACCCTGATATCAGTTTTGAAAAACATTTTGATACAGAAATAAGCGACTGGAAAATCAGCGTAGGAATTCCAGAAGTTCCGGGTGATAAGAGCACCATTAAAAAGGTTGTAGATTTTTATTGGGCAAACGGAAGTTTTTTACCAGCTTCTGAACTTTCAAATAAAGATAAATACTGGTCACTCTTATATAACTATCCACAAGTACTAATAGATCCAGAAACTTATACAGAAGAAGAAAAAGAACAGATAAAGAATTTTTCATCAACGGAAAATCGACAGGAAGGTGCCGGCACGCCTATGTTCTTTTTTGAAGCCCTCTACTCAGCAGAAACCCGCAGATCTTTAGAAACTAATATAGTAAGAATAAGTTTCTTAGGTAAACTAACTAACGTTCATAAGCGTATGGAAGTACCTCTGAAAAGAGTCGAAGAAAAAATCAATAAACTTGCAGAAACAGATAGTGACGTTAAACACTTTCTTGCAAACATGAAATCTTGTGATGCTTACTACTGGCGAATCATCGAAGGAACAAACAGAAAATCTTTTCACAGTCTTGGAATTGCTATGGATATTCTTCCAAAAAGCCAGGAAGGAAAACAGATTTTCTGGAGCTGGGCAAAAAGTAAATATCCGAATACCTGGATGCTGATTCCTCTAAAAAACCGCTGGATGCCTCCAGAATCTGTAATCCAAGCTTTTGAAGAAGAAGGTTTTATCTGGGGTGGTAAATGGGTTATCTACGATAACATGCATTTTGAATACCACCCTGAATTGATTCAGTATAATTTTTTTAAATAA
- a CDS encoding histidine phosphatase family protein produces MRIILIRHGNPDYEKDCLTELGHKQAAVAAQRLLSEEIDEIFSSPQGRAFQTAEYFSKASGIKPIQILDFIREIRYGCEGELYDPKWNPWSGADELVWSGQNLQSPNWREYPVFKNNFATVDADKIGEETDKWLATQGYEREGFYYRCTRPDDKQKTLAIFNHGGASAAFMSRVLNQPFPYMCALLHFQHTAISILRFDKTPGKLTVPTIELLNDARHLKDVK; encoded by the coding sequence ATGAGAATCATACTTATACGTCATGGAAATCCTGATTATGAAAAAGACTGTCTGACAGAACTTGGACATAAGCAGGCAGCAGTTGCTGCTCAAAGACTTTTATCAGAAGAAATTGATGAGATTTTTTCTTCTCCACAGGGCCGGGCATTTCAGACAGCAGAATATTTTTCCAAAGCCTCAGGAATAAAACCAATACAAATTCTCGATTTTATCCGTGAAATCCGCTACGGCTGTGAGGGAGAATTGTATGACCCAAAATGGAATCCCTGGAGCGGAGCTGATGAATTAGTATGGAGTGGTCAAAATCTTCAGAGTCCAAACTGGCGTGAATATCCGGTTTTCAAGAATAATTTTGCAACAGTTGATGCAGATAAGATTGGTGAAGAAACAGATAAATGGCTTGCAACTCAGGGCTATGAACGCGAAGGTTTTTACTACCGTTGTACACGTCCGGATGATAAACAAAAAACACTTGCCATTTTTAATCATGGTGGAGCCAGCGCTGCATTTATGTCTCGCGTACTAAACCAGCCGTTCCCTTATATGTGTGCCCTACTCCATTTTCAGCACACAGCAATTTCAATTCTTCGATTCGATAAAACTCCGGGAAAACTGACAGTTCCTACAATTGAACTTTTAAATGACGCCCGCCATCTCAAGGATGTAAAATAG